A genomic window from Salvia splendens isolate huo1 chromosome 11, SspV2, whole genome shotgun sequence includes:
- the LOC121756324 gene encoding LOB domain-containing protein 37-like produces the protein MSCSGCRILRRGCSDHCILRPCLDWIQSPDAQAHATLFLSKFFGRSCLLTFIASIPVSKRSALFQSLLYDACGRTVNPVNGAVGLLSTGNWHICQAAVETVLAGKVLLPISLGSPHGPMQDCFSQLGWVPNCIETMPESGVDQVGAEEMPKLLNLFA, from the exons ATGAGCTGCAGTGGCTGCCGAATCCTCCGCAGAGGCTGCAGTGACCACTGCATCCTAAGGCCATGTTTGGATTGGATCCAATCCCCTGACGCCCAAGCCCACGCCACCCTCTTCCTCTCCAAATTCTTCGGCCGATCCTGTCTTTTGACCTTCATCGCCTCCATCCCCGTCTCCAAGCGCTCCG CGCTCTTTCAGTCCCTCCTCTATGACGCGTGCGGCCGCACGGTCAACCCGGTCAACGGGGCAGTGGGGCTGCTCTCCACTGGCAACTGGCATATATGCCAGGCCGCGGTGGAGACCGTCCTTGCTGGAAAGGTCCTGCTGCCGATTAGCCTCGGGAGCCCGCACGGCCCCATGCAGGATTGCTTTAGCCAACTCGGATGGGTCCCCAACTGCATCGAGACGATGCCGGAAAGTGGGGTTGATCAAGTTGGGGCTGAGGAAATGCCAAAGCTGCTCAACCTTTTTGCTTAA
- the LOC121756325 gene encoding uncharacterized protein LOC121756325 isoform X1 produces the protein MRSFGFLFMLLLMGAAAFLYLSFPSKEGTMINPGMVSIGRMKAMALTIKRRKVKQQDMDHPSKAADVEGNVHLEDYRPIDPIPSSTASIRPGLIQHGTPLMPYMPGPSPPPTEAKRGEFP, from the exons ATGAGGAGTTTTGGCTTCTTGTTCATGTTGTTGTTGATGGGGGCAGCTGCCTTTTTGTACCTTAGCTTTCCCAGCAAAGAAGGAACTATGATCAATCCAG GTATGGTTTCAATCGGCCGCATGAAGGCTATGGCTTTGACGATAAAAAGAAGGAAGGTTAAG CAGCAAGACATGGATCATCCTAGCAAAGCTGCAGACGTTGAGGGCAACGTTCACTTGGAAGACTACCGCCCTATTGATCCAATTCCAAGCTCGACAGCTTCCATAAGACCCGGTCTGATCCAGCACGGCACTCCTCTGATGCCTTACATGCCAGGGCCTTCTCCTCCTCCCACTGAAGCCAAGCGTGGTGAGTTTCCTTAA
- the LOC121756325 gene encoding uncharacterized protein LOC121756325 isoform X2 has product MRSFGFLFMLLLMGAAAFLYLSFPSKEGTMINPGMVSIGRMKAMALTIKRRKVKQDMDHPSKAADVEGNVHLEDYRPIDPIPSSTASIRPGLIQHGTPLMPYMPGPSPPPTEAKRGEFP; this is encoded by the exons ATGAGGAGTTTTGGCTTCTTGTTCATGTTGTTGTTGATGGGGGCAGCTGCCTTTTTGTACCTTAGCTTTCCCAGCAAAGAAGGAACTATGATCAATCCAG GTATGGTTTCAATCGGCCGCATGAAGGCTATGGCTTTGACGATAAAAAGAAGGAAGGTTAAG CAAGACATGGATCATCCTAGCAAAGCTGCAGACGTTGAGGGCAACGTTCACTTGGAAGACTACCGCCCTATTGATCCAATTCCAAGCTCGACAGCTTCCATAAGACCCGGTCTGATCCAGCACGGCACTCCTCTGATGCCTTACATGCCAGGGCCTTCTCCTCCTCCCACTGAAGCCAAGCGTGGTGAGTTTCCTTAA
- the LOC121754208 gene encoding transcription elongation factor SPT4 homolog 1-like — translation MVNLGGGGGGGGGQVAVAQIPTSFGHELRACLRCRLVKTYDQFRESGCENCPFFQMEDDHERVVDCTTPNFTGLISVMDPTKSWAARWLRIGKFAPGCYTLAVSEALNPDLQNICEEEHVPYVPPKRV, via the exons ATGGTTAATctgggaggaggaggaggaggaggaggagggcaAGTAGCTGTGGCGCAAATACCAACGAGCTTCGGACATGAGCTTAGAGCTTGCCTCCGCTGCCGGCTTGTCAAGACCTATGACCAG TTTAGGGAATCCGGTTGCGAGAACTGCCCCTTCTTTCAGATGGAAGATGACCATGAAAGAGTTGTTGACTGTACAACCCCCAATTTCACAGG GTTAATATCGGTCATGGACCCGACTAAGAGTTGGGCTGCGCGTTGGCTTCGCATTG GAAAATTTGCGCCTGGTTGCTATACGCTTGCAGTCTCTGAAGCACTGAATCCCGACTTGCAG AATATTTGTGAAGAAGAGCATGTGCCATATGTTCCTCCCAAACGTGTCTGA
- the LOC121756506 gene encoding uncharacterized protein At2g23090, which translates to MGGGNAQKTKMAREKNLEKMKGAKGAGSQLEANKKAMNIQCKVCMQTFICTTSEVKCKEHAEAKHPKADLFTCFPHLKK; encoded by the exons ATGGGAGGAGGCAATGCGCAGAAAACAAAAATGGCTCGGGAAAAGAATCTGGAGAAAATGAAAGGGGCAAAGG GTGCAGGAAGTCAACTTGAGGCCAACAAGAAGGCCATGAACATCCAG TGCAAGGTTTGTATGCAAACATTTATCTGCACTACGTCGGAGGTGAAATGTAAGGAGCATGCTGAAGCAAAGCATCCGAAAGCCGACCTCTTCACTTGTTTCCCCCACCTCAAGAAATGA
- the LOC121755550 gene encoding acyl-CoA-binding domain-containing protein 3-like, translating to MEFLQHPIFTAFLGLVLSFLVAKIVSFAVSSSSPDVDSVAREGGGEKGVILERGLEVRRGQVEKRVKFLDDVEIRRVDRYEGSENLDAGEVVSEVERVDRFGGDVDFGERESKEECCDGRELGDDEVEGSEEIEMLLEKEGCGGVNVVKSVGADDMVIDEREGNEEIDEREGNEEIDEREGNEEIDEREGNGGSEEKVRDESDDDWEGVERSELERGFAEAVNYVECGGKGREEDRLARLGSDVQMQLYGLHKIALEGPCLESQPMALMVSARTKWNAWQGLGSMSRELAMEQYIQVLSENIPEWMHEHTTDDAIQRETDPNDEISVAEHIRGSETNTTTAGDSSSTDKVDAV from the exons ATGGAGTTTTTGCAACACCCGATTTTTACTGCCTTTTTAGGCCTTGTGTTATCTTTTCTTGTTGCAAAGATTGTATCTTTTGCGGTTTCTAGCTCAAGCCCTGATGTTGATTCTGTTGCTAGGGAAGGTGGAGGTGAAAAAGGTGTGATCTTGGAGAGGGGGTTGGAGGTTAGGAGAGGGCAAGTGGAGAAAAGAGTGAAATTTTTGGATGATGTTGAGATCAGAAGGGTTGATCGTTATGAGGGGTCTGAAAATCTTGATGCTGGGGAGGTGGTTTCTGAGGTTGAAAGGGTTGATCGATTTGGGGGTGATGTGGATTTTGGGGAGAGAGAAAGTAAGGAAGAATGTTGTGATGGGAGAGAATTGGGCGATGATGAAGTTGAAGGGAGTGAGGAAATTGAAATGCTGTTAGAGAAAGAGGGATGTGGTGGTGTGAATGTTGTGAAAAGTGTGGGTGCTGATGATATGGTGATTGATGAGAGAGAAGGGAATGAAGAAATTGATGAGAGAGAAGGGAATGAAGAGATTGATGAGAGAGAAGGGAATGAAGAGATTGATGAAAGAGAAGGGAATGGAGGGAGTGAGGAGAAGGTGAGGGATGAGAGTGATGATGATTGGGAGGGAGTGGAGAGGAGTGAGCTGGAGAGAGGCTTTGCAGAAGCTGTTAACTATGTGGAGTGTGGAGGGAAGGGGAGAGAGGAGGATCGGCTGGCGAGATTGGGAAGTGATGTTCAGATGCAGCTCTATGGGCTGCATAAGATTGCCCTTGAGGGGCCTTGCCTCGAGTCTCAGCCCATGGCGCTTATGGTCTCTGCTCGTACGAAATG GAATGCGTGGCAAGGACTAGGAAGCATGAGCCGGGAGCTGGCTATGGAGCAGTATATTCAAGTCTTATCGGAAAATATACCTGAATGGATGCACGAGCATACCACT GATGACGCCATACAGAGAGAGACGGATCCAAACGATGAAATATCCGTTGCTGAGCACATCAG GGGATCAGAAACGAACACCACTACTGCCGGTGATTCAAGCTCTACGGATAAG GTTGATGCTGTATAG
- the LOC121755549 gene encoding uncharacterized protein LOC121755549 has protein sequence MERKQGFFSAVKEEMARGLSKSRSRRGRSQSPSLRRRSRVARPEMCVSRSSSVRPGAEALSPLREGLDPDESDSGDLRAESWANWLCRAPAPSSSASGCSRSDLHLLLGVLGAPLAPVHVSNNDPLPHLCIKETPIECSSAQYILQQYLAASGGHKVQNCIQNAYAMGKVKMLASDLETAGKVIKSRNLSKAAESGGFVLWQMNPDMWYVELALGGSKVHAGCNGELVWRHTPWLGAHSAKGPVRPLRRALQGLDPRTTANMFVSARCTGEKTINGEDCFVLKLCADPHTLKARSEEGPAEIIRHVLFGYFSQKTGLLVQLEDSHLTRIQTSGGDAVYWETTINSVLDDYRPVEGVMVAHSGRSVGTLFRFGETAMSHTKTSMEEVWTIEEVAFNVPGLSADCFIPPAELKLGAMGEACELPQQGRAKNATAYGAKVAVYPSLR, from the exons ATGGAGCGGAAGCAAGGGTTTTTCTCGGCAGTGAAGGAGGAAATGGCGCGGGGACTGTCGAAGTCGCGATCGAGGAGGGGGCGGAGCCAGTCGCCGTCGCTGAGGAGGCGAAGCAGAGTGGCTCGGCCGGAAATGTGTGTTTCGAGATCGAGCAGTGTGAGGCCTGGCGCGGAAGCTCTGTCGCCGCTGAGGGAGGGTCTGGATCCGGATGAGTCGGATTCGGGTGATCTCAGGGCTGAAAGCTGGGCGAATTGGCTCTGCAGAGCTCCAGCTCCTTCCAGCTCCGCCTCGGGATGCTCGAGGTCCGATCTGCACCTGCTCCTCGGCGTGCTCGGCGCGCCGCTTGCGCCGGTGCATGTTAGCAATAACGACCCTCTGCCGCACCTCTGTATTAAAGAGACACCTATT GAATGCTCCTCTGCTCAGTACATTCTGCAGCAATATCTGGCGGCATCTGGAGGCCATAAGGTTCAAAACTGTATACAGAATGCCTACGCGATGGGGAAGGTGAAGATGCTGGCATCCGATCTCGAGACTGCGGGCAAGGTGATCAAGAGTCGGAATTTGTCCAAAGCAGCTGAGTCGGGGGGATTCGTGCTCTGGCAAATGAATCCTGATATGTGGTATGTCGAGCTCGCTCTTGGTGGCAGCAAGGTTCACGCTGGTTGCAATGGCGAGCTCGTCTGGCGGCATACTCCGTGGCTCGGTGCACATTCGGCCAAAGGGCCTGTCCGCCCTCTTCGCCGTGCCCTACAG GGCCTTGATCCGAGAACCACGGCCAACATGTTTGTGAGCGCGAGGTGCACGGGGGAGAAGACGATCAATGGGGAGGATTGCTTCGTTCTCAAGCTCTGCGCTGATCCGCACACACTGAAAGCCAGGAGCGAAGAAGGGCCTGCGGAGATCATAAGGCATGTCCTGTTTGGCTACTTCAGCCAGAAAACGGGGCTCCTTGTGCAACTTGAGGACTCCCACTTGACCCGGATACAGACCAGCGGGGGCGATGCAGTGTACTGGGAGACGACCATAAACTCGGTTCTTGATGACTACCGGCCTGTCGAGGGCGTGATGGTCGCCCACTCTGGGCGGTCCGTGGGGACCCTCTTTAGGTTCGGGGAAACGGCAATGAGCCACACCAAGACGAGCATGGAAGAGGTGTGGACGATTGAGGAAGTAGCGTTCAACGTCCCTGGACTCTCTGCTGACTGCTTCATCCCGCCTGCTGAGCTGAAGCTTGGCGCCATGGGGGAAGCGTGTGAGCTCCCTCAACAAGGGAGGGCGAAGAACGCAACCGCATATGGAGCCAAGGTCGCCGTGTACCCCAGTCTCAGGTAG